A single region of the Salvia splendens isolate huo1 chromosome 18, SspV2, whole genome shotgun sequence genome encodes:
- the LOC121776083 gene encoding serine/threonine-protein kinase STY13-like, whose protein sequence is MGSGNGFYSVAEFDLDPKWLVDPKLLFVGPKIGEGAHAKVYEGKYKNQNVAIKIVERGDTAEEIAKKESRFAREVAMLSRVQHKNLVKFIGACKEPVMVIVTELLLGGTLRKHLINLRPRCLDIRVAIGFALDIARAMECLHSHGIIHRDLKPENLLLTEDRRTVKLADFGLAREESLTEMMTAETGTYRWMAPELYSTVTLRHGEKKHYNHKVDAYSFAIVLWELIHNKLPFEGMSNLQAAYAAAFKNVRPSADELPEELARIVTLCWKEDANARPNFTQIIQMLLQYLTAISPPEPVIPHHVFRSTSATNAVFPPESPGTSSLMAKRGDVAGTPTTAMEDEPRGLFSCCR, encoded by the exons atgggATCTGGAAACGGGTTTTACTCGGTTGCAGAGTTTGATTTGGACCCGAAATGGTTGGTGGATCCGAAGCTCCTCTTTGTAGGGCCTAAGATTGGAGAAGGAGCTCATGCCAAAGTCTATGAGGGAAA ATACAAGAATCAGAATGTTGCTATCAAAATTGTTGAGAGAGGGGATACAGCTGAAGAGATTGCAAAGAAGGAGTCAAGATTTGCAAGGGAAGTTGCAATGCTTTCCAGAGTACAACATAAGAATTTAGTTAAG TTTATTGGAGCTTGCAAGGAACCTGTGATGGTTATAGTGACTGAGCTTTTGCTTGGTGGGACGTTGCGAAAGCACTTGATCAACCTGCGCCCTAGGTGCCTTGATATACGGGTAGCTATTGGATTTGCACTTGATATAGCTCGTGCAATGGAGTGCTTGCACTCCCATGGAATCATCCACCGTGACCTTAAACCTG AAAACTTGCTCTTGACAGAAGATCGGAGAACAGTCAAACTTGCCGACTTTGGTCTCGCTAGGGAAGAGTCGTTGACTGAGATGATGACTGCCGAGACGGGAACCTATCGCTGGATGGCCCCGGAG CTGTATAGTACCGTCACACTAAGGCATGGAGAGAAAAAGCATTATAACCACAAAGTGGATGCTTATAGTTTCGCCATCGTGCTATGGGAGCTCATACACAACAAGTTGCCCTTTGAAGGAATGTCGAATCTGCAGGCGGCCTATGCCGCAGCTTTCAAA AATGTACGGCCAAGCGCGGACGAGCTTCCAGAGGAATTGGCTCGAATAGTGACCTTGTGTTGGAAGGAAGACGCCAACGCTCGCCCCAATTTCACTCAGATTATACAGATGCTTTTGCAATATCTCACTGCCATCTCTCCACCCGAGCCGGTCATACCGCACCACGTCTTCAGAAGCACTTCAGCGACAAATGCGGTCTTCCCGCCCGAGTCCCCCGGGACGAGCTCGCTGATGGCGAAGAGGGGCGATGTGGCAGGCACGCCGACGACAGCAATGGAAGACGAGCCGAGAGGACTTTTCTCCTGCTGTAGATAG
- the LOC121777524 gene encoding putative glucose-6-phosphate 1-epimerase, which yields MDEGKVHPIASNSGEKLGANAMQANVIRDGDGSSRVILSEPTGCTAEVVLHGGQIISWKNENREELLFMTNKSLWKASKVIRGGISICFPQSTNFGSLEQAGIGRNRLWSIDSSPSPLPPVNNRSTVDLLLKSTDEDLKTWPHRFELRLRISVTAGKLTVIPRVRNIDSKPFSFTFALCSYLSLSDISEVRVEGLETLDYFDSLLQRERYTEQADAITFDGEVERVYLSTPPKIAVIDHEKKRTYVLRKDGMPDAVLWNPWDKKAKAMPDFGDEDYKIMLCIDSASVETPIVLKPGEEWKGRQELTAVSSSYCSGQLDPRKVVQGYSY from the exons ATGGATGAAGGAAAAGTTCACCCAATTGCGAGTAATTCAGGGGAGAAATTAGGGGCAAATGCGATGCAAGCTAATGTAATTCGGGATGGCGATGGATCGTCTAGGGTTATATTGTCGGAGCCCACCGGTTGTACGGCTGAG GTGGTGTTGCACGGTGGGCAGATCATATCATGGAAGAATGAAAACAGAGAAGAGTTGCTATTTATGACCAATAAG TCTCTTTGGAAGGCTAGTAAAGTCATCAGGGGTGGGATATCCATTTGCTTTCCACAG TCTACCAATTTTGGGTCCCTGGAGCAAGCTGGAATTGGGAGGAATAGACTGTGGTCGATAGATAGCTCTCCTTCGCCTTTGCCTCCTGTCAATAACCGCTCAACAGTGGATCTTCTGCTTAAATCCACAGATGAAGATCTGAAGACTTGGCCGCACAG ATTTGAGTTACGTCTACGAATCTCTGTGACTGCTGGCAAGCTCACCGTGATCCCTCGAGTGCGGAACATTGATAGCAAGCCATTCTCCTTCACATTTGCTCTATGCAGTTACCTATCCCTCTCTGATATCAG TGAAGTGCGTGTTGAGGGCTTGGAGACACTTGACTACTTTGATAGCTTGTTACAAAGGGAAAGGTATACTGAGCAGGCTGATGCAATTACTTTTGATGGTGAG GTTGAGCGGGTGTATTTAAGCACGCCACCAAAGATAGCAGTAATAGACCATGAGAAGAAGAGAACCTATGTACTTCGCAAAGACGGCATGCCTGATGCAGTTTTATGGAATCCTTGGGACAAGAAAGCAAAGGCTATGCCAGATTTTGGCGATGAGGATTACAAGATAATGTTATGTATCGATTCTGCTTCTGTTGAAACCCCAATAGTCTTGAAACCAGGTGAAGAGTGGAAGGGCCGTCAAGAGCTGACAGCAGTCTCTTCAAGTTATTGCAGTGGACAGTTGGATCCTCGAAAAGTAGTTCAGGGGTACAGCTATTGA